DNA sequence from the Falco biarmicus isolate bFalBia1 chromosome 5, bFalBia1.pri, whole genome shotgun sequence genome:
GCCCAAGGACATTTGGGAACCAGGGACACATGGGGACGAGGGTCATCCAGGGATGCCCAGGGTCTAGGGACGATGATGGAGCAGGGACCAGGGACACCTGGTGCCAACGAACTGGGGaccccccagggatggggcacaaTGGGGTATGAGGGACACCCAGGGACTGGGATGGACACCTGAGGACACTTGGCCATGCTCAGGGCCATCTCCAGGGCTGTGGGTACCATATCCGTGGGGACAGGAGATGGGGTCAGGGATGGGAAGACAgtcctggggatggggacaggggacaTGTGGGActccccaggctgagctggcTGCATTCCCGTCACCACAGTTCCGCGCCTGCATCATGGAGACGGTCTGTGGGAAGCCCATGACAGATGAGTCTGACATCTCCAGCTCGGCCCAGAGGACGGAGGTCTCGTCCGTCTCCTCCAGCCAGGTCAGCCCCAGCTGAAGAGCCGCCAGCACCTGCCCCAGGCCCCTGGCTGTCCTCGCTatggggctggagctgccccaGGGTTCCAGGGCCACCCCCTCGGCCAGCCTAGAGTGTAGGTGCCGAGTGGGACAATAAACCACCGCCACAGTCTGAAGACAATGCCGAGCCAGTCTACGTGTCGGTGGGGACGGGTGGCTCAGCCCCACGGCACTGCAATCCCACAGCGATGCCACTGCAGGACCCCGCTCCTTGTCCTGCCCAGGACACACAAGcagtggtggggcaggggggtggaatGCTGCCCCTCCCCTCACCCATGGGGCTAGTGTGGGGCTGACCCCCCCCATCCGTGGGGCTGGCTCCCATCCATAGGGTCAGggtggtgctgggctcccaTCCACAGGGTCAGggtggtgctgggctcccaTCCGTGGGGCTGAGGCcccacactgcagcagtggggcagcagggacaggagggCAGGACTCAACCAGAACCCacgcacccccagccccccgagGGCACAGGGTGCCGGGATTGGGGTGCAACTTGTGGGGCAGGGAGCGGGCCTGGCCGAGCCCCCTGGGACATGCCCATGGGGAGAGGGGAGCCGTGGTCTGGGGttgccctgtgctgggggagggaTGCCGGGGGGGCCGCCAGGGCTGCGTCAGCCCTTCCCGGGAAACGTAAACACTTCCAAATTAAGTTATCCCCGTCCCGAGCGATCTGGGGGCTGATCCAGGCAGCGCCGTGCCACCGAGCAgggccacccccaccccccatcatATTTCTGGGGGTAAAACTGGAGCAATTCTGTCGCGAGGGCCGGGTGCCGCACAGCAAAGCCCCCAAACTGCCTTATGGGGTGAATGTAAACAGGTTTATTGAGCCACAGAATCCTCCGGCACGGCCGCCAAGCGCCGTTTACACCAGAttgataaaaattaaatcttccCGAGAGGAGAAATACTGGAGGAATAAACACGGTGGggcggggagagggggggaaCGCGGGGCGAACCCTGCGCCGGGAACCAAAATTAGTGTCTGAAGTTGTTAACGCCAAGGAGCCACGAGCTCCGAGTCCTTCTGGGTGGAGAAAGCAGAGCGTGCCGAAGCTGCCGAGGGCTTTGGTGTtggggggaaggagctggggacGTCGGTGACTCTTCCCCAGTGCTCCCCTTCGGCGCAGTCTGCGAGCGCCAAAGGCGCATTCACTGCACGGGTCTGGCATGGGATTATCCAATTACCCATTGAGTTATATCAAAAGCATTACTTTATGAGAGGTACATGAAATACGAGGAGTATATATACGTTATAGTCCGCGCTTTTAACCCTTGGAGACCGATTTTAGGGAGAAGCCGGGGTGTTTTTCCCACCTCGGTGCGGGTGGCTGGCACCAACCTCTGCCTGATGCCGCCAGAGCAGGATCCACGTTGCTGCGGGTTGGCCGAGCGTGCAGGGACGAGGTGAGCGGGCTGTGAGAGGGAATCGAGAGGTCCCTGGGCGAAGCAGCGAATGCACGgttaaaaagaccaaaaaaactaaaaaaatataattattagtAATAAATCCAGAAAGAACAATGACATGCTACGGGTGCGACGGGAGCACAGCGAGCATCCCCCCGTGCCCAGCCAGGCGCTGGCCTCGCCATTCCTCCTTCGTGGCATTTTTGGGGTGATAAAAGGCACTTTGAGCGaggccccagggctgcagaagCGTGAAAGCAGTTTTGACAGAGAGGGAAACTATATCGGCTCGCGTTGCCATCAGTTTCACTGCACCGGTGTGGCTCTGGTGAATTAACAGGCTCGTTAATTGGGCTGGCGGAGGGAGCACCCGCGCCCGTTTCTGGATAAGGAGCACTGCAGCGCTCGCCTGACCGGGAGGCGACGCGGCAGGAGGACGGGCCAGGCTTTGCTGCCGTTTTAGGGGGTTTTTGCAAGTCCAGCTCTTCCCGGAGAGCCGGGAGAAGCACGGGCAGCTCGCAGGCAAGGGCTGCCTGCAAATCCTGCCAGAGGCGCGGAGCTGAGAGCACAGCTCCCCACGGGACAGATGAACCGTGTTTGGATTTGCAAAGCCCGGTCTAAAACAAGCATGACTCacctctggttttatttttccttttggccCTATTGTTCTCTGGCTTGTTCTAgggtggtgggggttttttgttgtttttttttttaaaaaaaatttaattttaaaagagcagagctgagcacatACCAACAAATCAAGGGGGAGAGAGTGAGGCAGGGCAAGGGGGGAACCGTTGCCGTTGCTCTACCCTTGTCAGGATACGTGTTTCTTCACTTCATGTGgaaccaaaacaaatacaaaaataaaccagaactCGTTAAGAccataaaatgtgaaaatgtgaaaatctgaaaaaaactccaaccaaaacaacccacaaagTGTTGTAATAAAAGAGTTGGTTTTCAGACCAGCGAGTCCCCATCCCtttgggaagaaggaagaggaggggaaaaaaaaaggacgGGAAgagatattttgttttgtttcacctCATCGCCTGAAATAACAGTCTCAGTAGCGAAAAATGTTTCTTACGATAATCCcagaaactgtaaaaaataaattatttaagaaacagCTTTCTCTGTACAGCTCTTAAAATTCATCGTGTCGCACCAAGGCCTCCCCGAAGTCTGTGGCCTGACTCCCCACAAACAAGTCATACTTCTCCACGATCTCCTCTTTGGTCAGCTTGCCGTCCTGCGAGAGAGCAGAGACAGAAATTCCGATTATTTACCCCACGGCAGCTCCgttcctctcctccccagctccagcaaagCCCACTTGACCCTCCAAGGGATGAAGTGCGCTGCCCCAGGAGGAGCCAAACCACTGTAGGAAGCGCGCGCTCAGGCAACTCTTAATTAGACAGCTTAATGAAGGCACGTGCCGAGCCGTTTCAAAGGGCGTCTGCATTATCCTTGGGGAAAGGAAATTCTCTGAGCTGTCAAGTCAGAGGCTGTgggcccagctccagcagggaaTCGGGTAGGGGGAATATTCTCGGCAGGTTCCCACCTTGTTCTGGTCGGATTCGTAGACGAGGTGCCGTGCTTCTGCCTCAGCGTGGTCATAATCCGAAGGGAGGATCCAATCTTTGGTTTCCTCCTTGTCCATCCTGCCATCGCGGTTCTTGTCTCTGAACTCCACAAACTGTTCCCTCTCTGTCTTCACCCACTCGGGCTCATCAGCGTCCCCATCGTGGCTGTACATGTCACCTGGAAGGCACGGCACCCGGCTGCACACCCCCTCTGCCAGATCCCGTGCTGGTGGGACACACGTGCACgcctcccccatcccacaggaGCATGGATTGCACCCGGTTAGACCCCAGGATTGGCGTGTGGGCTGCTGCTTCCAAGAGCATAACGACGAGACCCCCCTGTCCTCCTCTCAAGAGCTTGCCCTTTCCATCTTTGAGGACAGCTTTTACGCTTATTTCCCTAAATTCCCACCCAAAATCTGACAGTGCTGCTTCAAATCAGTTTGGAGAAGCAGGCAGCATTTCTCCTGACATACTTTGGAGCCAGACGTGCTTCTCGCCGCCCCTCTCCCCCGCTGAAGCTTGCCATTTCAGATAAGGGGTGTTAAAAAGGGCAGCTGTTAGGTGTCCCACCGCTGccaagggaggaggcagggccaggcagcccccGCCGCGTTCAAGCGCGGACAATCCTGGAATGGGAGCAGATGCTCCCTTGCCTCGGAGGGCCTGGAAGCTGCTTGTCCCACCCTGAGCACCCAGGGCCTGTCACCGGTGAGGGATTTAACCCAGAAATCCCACAGCGAGGACGGAGGAGCAGGGCAGGTCTAAAGTTAGGAAGTTAAGAGAGATAATGAAATTccaggaggaggagcagggatgaGAAAGCAcatgccagcagctgctcctgccagaCAGGGCAAGGAGGGGACACAAAGGGGACACGGCGTGAGGCACTCGTGTCTCACCTATGTACTCCTCCAAGTCAATGAAGCCGTCCCCATTCTTGTCGATGTCCTCCATGGtttcctgcaggcaggagaggatgGTTAGCTGGGCTCGGAGCAATTCTCCCCCACAGCAACCCCTTCACTGGGACTGATCCAGCCCCAGCAAGCATGAGGGTGCCATCTACAcgttcaaaaaaaaccccaaaagccgGTTTGTGTGCTCCACACAGACAGGCCAATCCTCTCTGCCTCTGGCCATCCCTGACCCACATCTGCTTGATCTGCTCGAGGCCACCCCACTGCAGGACTGCTACTGGTGAACAGCCTGATTTCCAGCCCTCTCCACCTCCTTCTTTGCCATAAACACCACTGTCTCACGCAAGATCACCAGCTGCAGCGGACCCACCTGCACAACTATATCTTTCATGTAATCGTACTCTTCGGGGTGCAGAAAGGCGGTGAACTCTTCCTTGGTGGCAGTCAAGTCTCCATCCTTGTCAGCCATCTTGAAGCGCCGTTCATCTCGCACCATCATTTGCTTATAATTAAACCCGTCGTCGGGGTCCGGGTCATctgggcagaaaaaaagaggcagcgCCCCGGGTCAGCTCGGGCCGGGGGGGAGATGCCCCATGGTCACCACCAACCCAGCCCAACCTCAACCTCTTCAACCCAACCTCAACCTTCCAACACTTCACCACAGCAGCCTGAATTTTAGGTATCTGTGGCCATCGTGCCTCTCCCGCACCGATTCtgccaggaggaagaggaggagctgCCAGTGGCCGTGGGATATCACTGTTCCCAGAGAAGATGCCCCCGGGAGTCAGGGATCAGGGGTTTTTTGGCTGGCGCGGGCCCGAAGGCTCAGCCCAAGCTATTTCTGGAGGAGAATGTGTAAGGGGATATTGGTCCCCGCTGCCGGGGCGGCTTCAAAGCCAGCAAAACATCACGCAGTGCCCGCCGCAGTGGGAATATCTGGGCACATATGGCCACTAGATACAGCTATGCCAACAGCTATAGATAAGCTTTGGGATACCAAAGTCAGCTTTGTTTGTCAGCCTATAGAAAAATATCAATAGAGGAGGACGTAGCTGAATCCTTGTGGGGTCAAGTTAAGCAAGAGCCAGGCCTGGTCTAAAAAAAGGCTCCCTCCCTTCTCTGTTTACATCCAGGACAAAAGGCAGGGGATTAAGCAGCTCTATACAAGCCTCAGTGCTAGCCAACCATTAAATATAAGACTGtaagaagattttattttaagttaccTCTATAGGGCACAATTAAGACTAAAGTTTACTATTCTATTCCCAAGCTTTCACCTTGAAATGTGGCATACGCCGAAAGCTCAGACAGAGCAAACAAAAGCCTCAGGATCAGTGTTGGCTGGCACAAGCAGAGTGAGTCAGAGTTAAAAAGCAGTGTCTTTTGATACAGGTGATTCTGCCATTCAGGCCAAGTGGCTTTAATGAGCTTTAACCAGGTGGGTAGCAGCAGAGTGCTGAGCAAGTTGACTGTTTAACAAGGGTTAAACACACCCaaaactgttttgcattttagtCCCCGGCT
Encoded proteins:
- the LOC130150015 gene encoding calumenin isoform X2 produces the protein MTIPQLLLCLSLSMLCISSKPTEKKDRVHHDPQLSDKVHDDAQNFDYDHDAFLGADEAKTFDQLTPEESKERLGKIVSKIDEDKDGFVTVEELKDWIKFAQKRWIYEDVERQWKGHDLNEDGLISWEEYKNATYGYILDDPDPDDGFNYKQMMVRDERRFKMADKDGDLTATKEEFTAFLHPEEYDYMKDIVVQETMEDIDKNGDGFIDLEEYIGDMYSHDGDADEPEWVKTEREQFVEFRDKNRDGRMDKEETKDWILPSDYDHAEAEARHLVYESDQNKDGKLTKEEIVEKYDLFVGSQATDFGEALVRHDEF
- the LOC130150015 gene encoding calumenin isoform X1, yielding MTIPQLLLCLSLSMLCISSKPTEKKDRVHHDPQLSDKVHDDAQNFDYDHDAFLGADEAKTFDQLTPEESKERLGMIVDKIDTDKDGFVTEGELKAWIKKAQKKYVYDSVERQWQEFDMNQDGFISWDEYRNVTYGTYLDDPDPDDGFNYKQMMVRDERRFKMADKDGDLTATKEEFTAFLHPEEYDYMKDIVVQETMEDIDKNGDGFIDLEEYIGDMYSHDGDADEPEWVKTEREQFVEFRDKNRDGRMDKEETKDWILPSDYDHAEAEARHLVYESDQNKDGKLTKEEIVEKYDLFVGSQATDFGEALVRHDEF